CATAGTCGCGTTCAATGCCCTTGCGAAACGAGCTGGCAATCTGCGATTCGAGAATGCCGCCGATCAGCGCCATGTTGACCTTCACGGTGATTTCGTATTCGCGGCGCGAACTAGTTTCCGATTCGCCGACATATTTAGTAACCCCTGAGATTCTGAGGCGGTCTGGGTTCTGCTCTTGCATCACCTCAAAACGGTTGATTTTGCTCGCGGTATCAAAGCGCGCGGTCTCTGTCATGTTGAGAAAACCCGCGGGCACCATCGAGCGCACCGCTTCGGGTATCTTGTCTGAGAACGAAAAAGCGCGCTTGGTCAC
The sequence above is a segment of the Turneriella parva DSM 21527 genome. Coding sequences within it:
- a CDS encoding DUF2505 domain-containing protein; the protein is MATTFRLVQSFPASVDAVLSARERRFEDVSKQEALKKQEILDRREEGSVIVTKRAFSFSDKIPEAVRSMVPAGFLNMTETARFDTASKINRFEVMQEQNPDRLRISGVTKYVGESETSSRREYEITVKVNMALIGGILESQIASSFRKGIERDYEVIKALL